AAATATGTGGCGCAGTTAGGAATGACAAGGTGCTGGTTGGGGCGAGAGATGATCCTGGATCGGGTCACGTGGTGGGTGGGATGGAGGGTAAGGACGCAGGGGGAGGTaacagacctgacagactgataGAAAAGTGACAGTAACAGTCTCTCAGTGTCATGAGCATTCTGCAGTAGAGGTGCACAATAATATGCCCTATTTTATACGTTCatacaggaaacacacacacacacacacactcactctcactctctccacacacacacacacacacacatacaaacgtGAGGACAACAGAGTTgagtaacttaaaaaaaaaaaaaaaagtttcacaatTTTCTAAAGGTGAAAATGAGCACAATAAAATCCCTTGACTTCTTTAATAATCCAAAATTTACTACAAAGCACCAGTATACTCCAAACATGCTGCTTCCCCTCCTGTCTAGCTTCTTCAGCTTCACGTTACATACAGTTACATATACATGTTTGACCCTGCTGTGAAGACAGAACAGGACAGGTCAGTGGAGTTTCCTGCAGGTTAACAGTGCTCAGGATGCAGGAGTTAAATCTGAATCCCAGTGGAGGAGAAAGACTTGTCTCTAGCCTGCCGTAGAAAGAAGTGTTTCTTCCATTCACTCCCATCTTAGAGCTACAGTTCCAGTCTTTTCAAATCCAGCAGCACGTGATGCTCTTCTGAGTCTGGAAATGGGTTGTGGGTGCAGAACGAGGAGGACTAGCctgactgtactgtacatgGCGGTTGAGGGGGAGGACGTCTGCTACATGGCGGTGAGGTGAGAGCGACTGGACTCAGTCTGCGAGAGTGAGAAGTGCGAGGTGATTGGTCAGCGCGGCACCTGCATCTGCTGCGAGGTCTGCGATTGGCTCTGGGCAGTGACCTCGGGACCTCGACTGGCCAAACGACTGAGGATGTTCCTCTCAGACATTTGCAGCCGCACAGCGACGGGGGGTATCCTGGCGATGGTCGCGGGGAGACGAGTGACATCAGCCTTCATGTCACTCAGCAGTTCTTCAAGCTGTTTGAGAACTGGAAATACAACGCGTCAATGAGCTACAAAAAAAACGCCGTCATATTCTAAATGAATGACTGAGGATTCAAAATCGACATCTTTTAGTTTTAAGTTTCCCTGAGGTCAAATTCGGCCAGGCAAAGTTAATTACACTAACAACTAGCATTTTATGAGACATTTTACTGACAATGTATGTACATTCACTACAGTCAAGCTAAGCTGCATCTCTCCTTCACTGGTGCTCATACAGCAGGCAGTAACTGCTGACTATTTTGACAATTGATTAATCATTGAGtccatttttcaaacaaaaaaacatttggtggtgccagctttgcttttctctgtttcttacTGCTGTAAACTGAACATAATTGTGTTTTGACTTCTTGATAAAAATAAGCACTTAAAGAAGACAACTTAGATTCTGGGTTAACATGAAGGGAATTTTTCAATACTCTCTGACATGTTAAATGGTTGCTtgattaataaagaaaataatcgGCAGATTAATTGAAATTGTcctttttcaaatgtgaaagcTGGTGTATTTTTAACTGCAGCGCTGCATCTGCACAACCACAATCGGAACCCAAAAATTAGGGACAGGGCTTCCCAAAATGGGGCCCGTGACCCAGAGTTGATCTGCCATGAGGTTTAATCTGACTTAGCAAATATTagtggagggaaagaaaaaatgcagttttatttttagtgagGTAAAAATGCTAGTTAAATGTGTAGGATTTTCACAACCTGACCACAACGGCTAGGAGTGACACCTTGTGCAGAAAGTCAGTTAATTAAGGGAACTTGGGAACCCAAAACCATCTTGTATCTGAACAATATAATGTAATACAAACATTAGTTGCTTTAGGCCCATAGCCCATgattaagtttcagttttgggAAAAAGCTTGGGCATCATTTGGTTTGGATGCAATTGATTGTTCTCATTAAAGCTAAAGGCCTCTCATTGTGAGATGACAGTacagaatatttaaaacaattccTGCCAACATCTGAACAAAGGATGAGCAATCTGTATGTTTTCCAGGTTATAAAGAAATTTTTCCAGTACCCATCTCTTTTGATCTTCCATATGTTTTACCTTTATGCAGAACTGCATTGGCAGGCTTGTTTCCAGACATGGACTCCTTGCTGAGGTGCTGGTGGGACTCTGCAAGACACTCCACCTCACTGAAGCGAGTGTTGAGGGCCATGGAGGGGTGGGCAGGGTCCTCCGTCATGTTCAAGTAAGCCGCCCTGCGCAACTGCTCCTCAATCACCAATGCCTGTTCTAATAACTATACAggcaataaaaacagacacaacttGCCTGGTGAAATCGGATAGaaactgagacagacaaacacacatacatacacacacacacaaacacacacatagcagTAGTGTGCTTGCTTAGTTCACCTTGAACCTGCGGGCCAGAAACTTGTTTTTGATCTCCAGGAAGTTTCCTCTGCTCATCTCCCCTTTGAAGGGCTCATTGAGGATGGCAAACCTCACATCGTTCTGCACATCCTGCCACCGAGCGTAGCCGTGTCTGAGAGACATCACGGTCAAGTGCAACAACACTATTATCTTATTAGGATCTTGTGGGGATTATAATATGCCAATTTTATCTCTAGCAAATATTAAGGACAGTAAGCACTGATCATCATGCATGGATAAGTTCGGGATGTGGTCAAgtaacacacaataaaaatattcctATATGTAAAAAATTAATGAACTTTCCTCTATTTTGAAAAAGTCCCTTACTGCATAATTTGGAGTgataataaaagacagaaatggcTGAGAATGAGGCACGGCAGATAACAACAGCAGCCAAAACCAAAAGCTAACCCTTTctaaatgcttgttttgttgaGCCAATGCCCCCCACCCAAAGATAATGAACTTTCTATTCCAATGGCCATAAAAAAACCAGGAAATATTCACATGTAAGAATGCAGAACCAGAATTGGCTgcacattattacatttttacagaatcgattttttttaagaaagtCTCGACTTAAAAGGATACTGTATGATGCCAGCCAGCAACCAGTAGTCATGGCGACGGTGCCAAATCTCAAAAGTCTTCTTGGTGACGGTGGCTGCCCTCTCTTCATTCTGCCACAGAGAGTGAAGCTCTGGAAAGCAGGACAGAGAGGTAAAAGGTCAAAAGAAAGAatccaaaaagaagaaaagagagaagaatgcgagagggaagtgtgtgtgtgcgtgtgtgtgtgtgtgcgtgtgtgtgtgagaccccACCTGTGAATCCTCCATCAGCAATGTTGAACATGAACCTCTGCTTAGTggcttttttcttctcttcactgaCGTTAACCACGGGCACAGCTGTTGCTTCTTTGGTGTTCTCCCCGTTCTGCAGTTTGCCAGACTCGTCTGTTTTCACACcgtctttctcctctttttgctCTGCAAGACAGAAACATGTCAGTAACAAAGTTTAAAACGCATTATGTGTTATGGAGAGGGTAAAAtgcaattaattaaaattttctgGTGCgtatttacattttgacatttagtTTCATCTAATTAATTTACTGATGACATCTCCATACTTTCACTGCATTCCATTCCAAGTGTGCGCGAGTGTATATTGACATATAAAtacctttcctctcttctcctggcGAACTGGTgtccatcttttcatcttttccctcTTCAGCTGAAATAAGAGAAGTGCTGTCAGAATGACATGAAATAAAGGAAACCAGACCCAGTGGAAAACAGTGTGGAGCCCTGCCTCACCTTTTGGCCTGTCCTCCTCTGAATCCATCTTGCCCTCAGCACCTTCACCTTTGACCTCAGCAGCAGTGTCCTTTTCCATATCTGAAGActtgtccttctcctctttctcctggcTCATGTCTTCGGCTTCCTTCTCTTTGCCTTCATCTCCATTTcctgtctccttctctttctcctcctttcctgcTGTAGAGTCTACCTctccttctttgttttcacagatggGGGATTTCTCAGACTCATCTGGGATTTCGATAATCTATGGGAGAGAAGGGGGGAATCACtttcaaatgagaaaaatctgcaAATTCAAGTATAATGTTGCAGTTCAAAACTTGTTTTACTGTACTGGCACCAAAAATGGGTGAGATAGATATAAAAGAAGAATTTACTTCTGGATCCTCTGCCTTCTTTGCTCCTTTGCcatcctctgcctctttcttcaTATCTTCCTTGTCGTCTGATTTAGACAAATCTTCTGACAAATCAGAACAcatatgacaaaaaataattactAAACAAATTATTTGAGTAGCAAGTGATCTaaggacaaacaacaaaaacttggGTCCACTTATGTTTCCTTAAGCTATTTTTTACGTAGATATACCTGCAGTTATGTCAAACACTTTTCCAAAGAAGTGAACACAAAATAGTATTTGTttatgatgaaatgaaatgaaatgaaagtaatCCTCTCCTGTCACAAATACACCAGGACATCATTCCCAGTCTTCAGTGTAATCATAAAATCTTACACTGATATTTTACTCTATTAAGATTATGCTCTATTATACTCTGTTTGTTTCAATAGAAACATTTCTATTTGGGCCTGAGCAGACACTAAGAGATAACAGAAAATTATTCGGTactaaacagaaacagagaaacaaaccgTTAACCCTGGAGGGTTATTTCAGGGTTACATATGTGAACcttaaaacttaaacttaagAGTTCATattgaaggaaaaataaaggaaatgcACCTCACTTGTCAAAGGGTCCCCACATCAATACAGGTGTCACAACATACAGGATACAGTATATTTGTAAGATGGCTTTCATGCTAAAAGTTTCTTTAGTTTAGGTAGATTATGAGCATCATGAAGCTGAAATGACATTATCCGACTGTGGTGATCGTTTCTACCTTGTAAGAaagtaagagtgtgtgtgtgtgtgtacctgggaTAGGAGTGTTGGGCTGTGTGTCAGCAGGGGTCCCAGTTGAGGGAGTCTTTGGGTCTTCACCTGCAGCCAAAGCTGCAGCCCTTTtgttctcctccagctctgccaTCCAGGGCATCGACCACTGACCATTCACATGCTCAAACTCCTGAACCTGTGAATCAACATGTGAACCTATGAGCCCATAActccaataaaacaaaaacacttgtgTTATCTCAATATATTCTGTACAGTTTCTTTTTGATTTGGTAAACCGCACCTTCTTCCTTATAAGCGACATCACACCAATACGGGTGAGCACGTGTTGCCGTGACAGACCCTCACGTGGGACACCATCTGCAAAGGtctcagctccatcagctcctgGCTCACAAAGGTGTCGCATGAAGAGAGACACATAGGCCCTACGAACACGTGAGAAGAAAAGAGTGGAAGGATGCCACAATAAATACATTAGGAAAATTCactgcaaaatcaaaaatacaccAGTTTCATGTGTGCTAAAAAGCTGCTGAGTTGTTATATTGCTAAAACAGTACCTGAGTTCTGGTCTCTAAACTTGAAGATACACAATGTTCTGTACTGTGTGTCATCAAATCTAACTTGtagaaacacaacccaaacccaagatgaatgaaaaagaaataaacagacagaactTTTAAATCAGAACAGAAGATTTAAATCAGAAACTCTCTGACCGAAGATTAAGTAGAAAGAATTACAAATACTTCTTTGATATTCTGTGCTACAGACACATTTTGTGTAACAAAACCAAGGAAGTACTGAGGTTCAACATCCAAGCAAGTAAAGAAATGTCACGTTGAGACTCACTTGAATTCTTTCTCAGACTTCCCTCGGAGGTCTCTGACCAGCCACTGATTGGTGAAAGCATCCTGAGGAGGCATCCCATAACGCATCACGGCATTCAGGAAAGCCTTCCTCTGACGTGCATTGAAGCCCAAAAcctgttaaagtaaaaaaaacaagtttacaaatgctttaaaagaaataacagaaagtACAGGGAAAAGGCATTTGAAAATAAGTCATTTTCAAGGCATTTATCACTGGTCCTCTTTCTGAGCTGACAAATTTTTCAACCCTGTGAAATCACCTCGATGTTTCCGCCCACCCTGGCCAACAGCGGAGGCAGAGGTTTGTCCCGATCATTCCTCAGTCCTTTACGGTTTGGTCTGCGGGCATtagctaaaaacaaaagaaacacagtcAGATTCAGTAACGTTTCACTGAGACCATGACAAttgaaaagcaaaagagagagatgtgatTTTGACGTATCGCCATGTGTGTTCTTAGCGTCCTAAAGTTGCTCTGTGAAGTTGCTCCACTTACAGCTCATCACCGCACAGTGTGATCCTGCTGAGTCTGTCCCTCCTCACAATCTCTTGGCACTTCTACATAAAATGCTTCTTCTTGAAGCGTAAAGCTTTCAGAACATTTACAACTGAAAGCAGTATTCTAGGGTACATTTCACATGATGGAAATTTAATGACAGTAACAAAGCCATAATTAGGCAAAACCAAAATACAATcaatacaaaacaacataaaggaATTGCAGAATAAATTACATGTATATCAACTTAAAGAAATAGTATAAATATAAGAGAACAGTGTGTTctgaaataatcaaacaaacCGTGTTCAGTGCATTTTCAAACAATTAACAGCTAACATGAACACAAGTGCAAAttgattgttatttttcattctgtttctttgctttttccttcttttctctgttcttcctgtttctttgtttttttttccttctcttttcttcctttttctttctgtcttttcttgcCTCATTACGCCCGAAGCAGATGATGCAGTGACAAGTGCTGTTTTTTGAGTTGCTGTAGATGTTGTCAATGAGGATATCATAGCTTTCATCTGAATCTGAATAAGCATCTGTAAAGGTGGTTTGAAGGGTGTTAGTGTATGACAAGACTGGGCCTCAAGCAGCAGAGATTCCTTAGTAACAGGAAGATCTCAAGAATTGCAAGAAACTTAAATAGATCTTGACTATTTTCAGACAACATCTTTACATTTAATGTAACATCTATAGCTTCACAATATAAGTTAAGAGTAGATGCACAGTCTAGTACACTCAGACCTATTGCTTAATGTAAGAGCAGTGATGAAAATGGTGAGCCTTACCTTCACTCCGTTCATCAAAGTCCTCGTCGCCCTCCTCTGAGGCCACCGAGTAGTCAGACTGGTTGTCAGACTGATCCTCTTGCCAGtctgaaagcaaaaagacagagaaatgttgaggaggagggaaataaaaataGGACAAAACTCTTCACTGCCTTATTGTCTTATTTATATGAGATAAAGCACATCCACATTCCTTACAGAGTTTAAAATTAATGTCTACCAAGTTTTTAGCCATAGGGGGGAGCTACTGCTTCAGAACCACATTTTTGCATGGCTGTAGGTATGTCATTATGCTTCTTGGTATTACTTGGTAACAAGCATTTAAGATAAATATTTGCAAGTAAAACCACAAACCTCTGTGGCCCAACAGAAGTCTCATGCTGACTTCCTTTCTCTCCTAcaaaatctgctgctgctccttgcTGTTCTTCATGGTGACAATCAAACAGGCTAGGCCAGTGGTTGTATTCTATTAACAATACTTGTTTGGGGGTATTTGTCTTTAATTGGGCTGGTTTGTTTTGAATAGGACTTCAACCCACAATTTCAATCATtcttattttgattatttagtGTGGGTATATCTCATAAAGCAGGATTAAGAAGTTTGCTATACAGTTGCAGTGTGGAGAAGTCCAAACAGCTCTTCATACATCACTCTACACCCCAGATTAGACGGGCAGTCTGGATTAATACTGAAAAAATTACCAAGACAACTTTGTGACGTTCCTTTATGAAACTGTCCCACGGGTTCAAACTGTTTGAAGTGTAAACAGACAACTTTGTTTGCCTAAACTTATCATTATCAAAGAAATACTGACTCTATTGGCTACAGAAAAATAGCACCACCGGTGTTTATATTGTTGCCCTTTTAACTTTGCTTTCACCTGCCACTGAGCAGGATTTTTCCTGAAAAAATTAAGGCTcaatttacaaagaaaaaacgTGTGCCACAGTCACaccagggggaaaaaaggtgGAGAGGGGGAAAGATTGAAATTGTGATGAAACGAGAGTGAATAGACTGCATTCCCTCAATAAAGAGAGCTACGGTGTTGTGTTACCTTGTTGATATGTGTTTCCCCTTACCACAGGGAATTGAGAGGGTTCACAACTGACACTGAGGTGGCATTCTTTTACTACATCAGTTAAGTAACCAAACCTGCCTTCCTCATCTTGTGTTTTACACTGCCTTTATCATCATTCTGAGATCAGAGTTTCCAGTTCGAATTGGGATTCTTTCTGATGATTGTTTCTTGCTTTGGGCAGTAGCCAGGCCGCTAGAGGTAACCATGCCAACTCTGCTGCTAACTACAGTTAGcagccagaaaacaaaccaggagCTTCAAggaagccaaaaacaaaagacacaaacatatGTTTGTTTCTGGCTGCTAGCACTAGCGATCTGGTTGTCTTTGCAACAGCGGCGCCATTAATGCCATTCAATACCACTTGGAAACACTAGTGGGGTAAATGttgaaaagttgttttcatgtaaagaaagaaagaaaatttagTTTTGAAATACACAACTAACATGTTTCTATACATATAGCTTCATGCCACGGACTCCTACCACGTTACATcaacaccacacaaacacaagtccACCAACAGCACTGCACAGCACCCACACAATAAGAAAAGGTTGCATGATATATTGTTCTGTACCCTGTCTAATACCTCGTTCCTCCTGGGAGCCATCATTGTAGTTGACAGGCTTTCTAGTTCTTTTGCCTTTGCCCAGATTTCGGGCGagatcctcctgctgctgctcatagTGGTGACGAAGCAGCTTCTCCCAGTAATCAGGATCAACACTTTCCTCTTGCTTAATCACCTCCctttccacctcctcctcctttagaACAGGAAAGAAATGACTATGAGATATAGTAAGAATGCACATACAGCCTGTGGATTTAGCGTTTTATGCCATTCAGCATAAAAAATAAGCTTGTCTCTGTAATAAGATGAACAACAATTGTAGATCTGGGTCTGGAAACACCACAATCAAGTTATATTAAGttataaaacatacacacactttgtaGACACAAAGAtacctcatcatcttcatctttgaCCACATACTGGGCCACTTTAAAGGAGCTGAGGTACTCGTTCATGCTCTGGAGCTCAGTGTCATCTGTGGCATCCTGGTTCCTGTCTAGCAAACGCTCAATTGCCTGATCATCATAGTGGATCACACTGCTGTCATCCTCCTTGTTGTCCCCTGAAAGCAGGATAAGTCAAATAAAAAGGAAGGAAGCACATCATGTCCCTCTCTGTGTTCAGCCTCGAGCCAGTCTTTATTCAAACCAGTGTTAGAGTCCTCTTTATCTCACAAAGCCCACCAATATGCAGTGTGGTAAAGTtagcaaaatgtttcaaaactaATAATTGTATATTGACAAAACAGTGGATATTATAGACATTCAAAGACAGCTTTCTTtgctttacaaaaaaaaacaaaaaaaaaaacaaaacaaaaattaaatactcacacaaacacataattagCTTACAACTGACATGACAGCTgatacagaaaaatgtgaattgCATAAAATAAGCAAGGGCCCAAAATCTGATTTAGGATGTACTTTTCTTTAATCCACAATCGAGCCCTGATGTTCTTAGGACAAACGAGTCGTAGCACCTCTTGTTTTCACAGCACTCTGAAATTATCTAGCCAGCCTTTTAATGCTCAGGAAATGTTTATGGGAAAAGGCGATAaacatagaaaataaatgattaaaaatggaTGCGCGTGGCAGTGGGTTCCAGTTGACTCACCATCTCCAACTTCGTCCTTGAACAACTCTTCCGTTCCAAACTTGAGGATGTCATCGAGCTCCTGCTTGGACATGGAGCCTGTCTTGGAGCCAAGACCAGGTCGCACCACTAAATGGGTGagcatcatcttcttctttgccACCTGATAAAGAAATGTAGGTGGATGACAAACAAGCGATGAGCGCGTGATCAGAGAATCCCGGCATGACTGGCGTGTAATTTCTTGCAGTGTTCCTTTTCACACACCTGCGTGatcctctcctccacagagGCTTTGGTAACAAAGCGATAAATCATCACTTTCCTGTTCTGGCCGATACGGTGAGCTCTGCTGAACGCCTGTTAAGcatgaaacaaacagcataatCACCTATCAATCTAATCTACCACAAAAAAACATACCGATGAGCATGTAAAGTGTAGGGTTAGCATACCTGGATGTCATTGTGTGGGTTCCAGTCAGAGTCGTATATGATGACGGTGTCAGCAGAGGCAAGATTAATGCCCAACCCACCAGCTCTGGTAGAGAGGAGGAAAGCAAACTGGGGAGCACCGGGAGCTGTAAGGAtgagcaaaaggaaaagaagcaCAGGGAAGAAGAATGTTAGAACATTGACAGCGTACGACAGCAGCTGCTTTTAGGTAAAACAAACCGTGTACATGGATGGCTCACCATTAAAACGATCGATGGCCTCCTGTCTCAAGTTGCCAGTGACTCCTCCATCAATTCTCTCGTATTTGTATCCCTCATTCTCCAGGAAGTCCTCCAGCAAGTCCAACATTTTGGTCATCTGGGAGAAGATCAGAACCCTGTGCCCTCcctccttcagcttcttcatcatcttttgGAGTAGCATCAGTTTTCCTGAAGACTTGGTCAGAGCGTTGCCCTCATACATGCCATTTGGAAGTTTTGGTGCCTCCTGCAATCCAAGTAAgaaatatgaataaactgactgcattaaatatttcagtacaCAGATGCAGTTCTGTATATCATGCACCCCCATAAGAAACAGTTTGTTCACACATAAGTGAGTGGGAAAAGGCTTGGATCGTACTGTGGCTGCTGCAGGAAAGAGGTAGGGGTGATTGCAGCACTTCTTCAGGTCCATTACCACATTGAGCAGAGAGACCTGGTTTCCTCCTCCACGAGTGTTCAGGGCCTCAAAGTTACGCGTGAGAATGAATTTGTAATATTTCCTGGGTTACAACAAAGAacaatgtaataaataaatgaaaaaagtcaaaagaaactTTAGAGACCAAACgaaagaaaatatattacattacattacattacattaagtGTTCAAAATTGTGGCTTAAAACTCAACTTTATCCAAAATTACCGTAATAACACCAATCCATGGTTTTCAGTATGTAGCCCAATTTTCATATGTTCTCATAATTGAACAAGTGTTCAAATGTAGTGGTACACATAGACTCTGGACGTACTTCTGCATGGGGCTCAGCTCCACTCTAACAATGAGCTCGGTCTTTGAAGGCATGTGCTTGAAAACATCGGCCTTCAGCCTCCTGAGCATGTGTGGTCCCAGCATGTCATGGAGTTTCTTGATCTGGTCCTCTTTGGCAATGTCTGCAAACTCCTCCAGGAATCCTTCCAGGttactgcagaaaaaaaaacgaatacagaaataaataaatacaatatatggATACGCACAAAAACCTGTGTATGCACATATACGGGGCTACTGACTTGAATCTCTCTGGGGTCAAGAAGTTCAACAAGTGGAAGAGCTCCTCCAGGTTGTTCTGAAGAGGGGTACCAGTTAGCAGCAGCTTGTGTTGCAGCGGGTAGTTGTTCAACACTCGGAAGAACTAATGACAGGTagggacaaagacagagacaaatatatatataaacacacacacacgcacacacttcagCATCAgatgtaataataaaaacacaacacgtTAGATAGAGCATACAGCATGTGCAACACAGCAGTGATCAGAAttacacatgaaacacaaaataaacaaacacttccAATAAAGTCCTCTATGTTATCACCTTTGACTGGTTATTTTTGAGTCTGTGAGCCTCATCCACAACCAGACAGGCCCACTCAATGGAGCCTAGCGCAGCTTGGTCAATGGTAATCAACTCATAAGATGTCAGCAGAACATGGAATTTGACAGGTGAGTCTTTCTgtaaagcacagagaaagagagactttaCGTAAGCTgtcaaacaaaaggaaagaggaagacaatTATTAGGGCTGCAAGTACTTGTTTCTACTGATAATACAGTGCCAGAAACTAAAACTGTTAGCTGAACCTGTAAATA
This sequence is a window from Scatophagus argus isolate fScaArg1 chromosome 9, fScaArg1.pri, whole genome shotgun sequence. Protein-coding genes within it:
- the chd4b gene encoding chromodomain-helicase-DNA-binding protein 4 isoform X3, with protein sequence MSGSEDDREDFGGAEEHSLLHGEDELEDAVSDVDEVPKSKKKKKAKKSSRESRSSKRQRPIREELPVSSPEHLIGIEASERDVDEGGVRSESEGSDYAPGRKKKKRSSSAKDKKKGGTAAEKGGSCSSKSKRKDPEPEDDEDDDDDCQPKSSAQLLEAWGMKDIDHVFTQEDYSSLTNYKAFSQFVRPLIAAKNPKIAVSKMMTLMMAKWREFSTNNPLKGCATANAALAAVSVAAAVENMVVAGTDGGAETSAAVSPAPAPATAPTPAAPPAAPAPPLRKAKTKEGKGPNARKKSKPTPKPPPKPKPKKVAPLKIKLGGLNSKRKRSSSDEDEPDVDSDFDDGSFSVSDGSNRSSRPKKKPKSAKKKKKVETEDGDGYETDHQDYCEVCQQGGEIILCDTCPRAYHMVCLDPDMEKAPEGKWSCPHCEKEGIQWEARDDLSEAEGEDEEDRRDEGVEEEDDHHIEFCRVCKDGGELLCCDTCPSSYHIHCLNPPLPEIPNGEWICPRCKCPPLKGKVQKVLTWRWGEPPSPTPVPRPADLPADAPDPPPLVGRREREFFVKWCNMSYWHCSWVQELQLELNCQVMFRNYQRKTDMDEPPPVDFGGEGDDDKSTKRKNKDPLFVHMEEEFYRYGVKMEWLMIHRILNHSVDKKNNVHYLIKWRDLPYDQSTWESEDMDIPEYDTYKQTYWNHRELMVGEEGRPGKKLKKTVKVKKAERPPANPVVDPTIKFDRQPDYLDSTGGTLHPYQLEGLNWLRFSWAQATDTILADEMGLGKTVQTAVFLYSLYKEGHSKGPFLVSAPLSTIINWEREFEMWAPDMYVVTYVGDKDSRAVIRENEFSFEGNAIRGGKKASKMKKDSPVKFHVLLTSYELITIDQAALGSIEWACLVVDEAHRLKNNQSKFFRVLNNYPLQHKLLLTGTPLQNNLEELFHLLNFLTPERFNNLEGFLEEFADIAKEDQIKKLHDMLGPHMLRRLKADVFKHMPSKTELIVRVELSPMQKKYYKFILTRNFEALNTRGGGNQVSLLNVVMDLKKCCNHPYLFPAAATEAPKLPNGMYEGNALTKSSGKLMLLQKMMKKLKEGGHRVLIFSQMTKMLDLLEDFLENEGYKYERIDGGVTGNLRQEAIDRFNAPGAPQFAFLLSTRAGGLGINLASADTVIIYDSDWNPHNDIQAFSRAHRIGQNRKVMIYRFVTKASVEERITQVAKKKMMLTHLVVRPGLGSKTGSMSKQELDDILKFGTEELFKDEVGDGDNKEDDSSVIHYDDQAIERLLDRNQDATDDTELQSMNEYLSSFKVAQYVVKDEDDEEEEVEREVIKQEESVDPDYWEKLLRHHYEQQQEDLARNLGKGKRTRKPVNYNDGSQEERDWQEDQSDNQSDYSVASEEGDEDFDERSEANARRPNRKGLRNDRDKPLPPLLARVGGNIEVLGFNARQRKAFLNAVMRYGMPPQDAFTNQWLVRDLRGKSEKEFKAYVSLFMRHLCEPGADGAETFADGVPREGLSRQHVLTRIGVMSLIRKKVQEFEHVNGQWSMPWMAELEENKRAAALAAGEDPKTPSTGTPADTQPNTPIPEDLSKSDDKEDMKKEAEDGKGAKKAEDPEIIEIPDESEKSPICENKEGEVDSTAGKEEKEKETGNGDEGKEKEAEDMSQEKEEKDKSSDMEKDTAAEVKGEGAEGKMDSEEDRPKAEEGKDEKMDTSSPGEERKEQKEEKDGVKTDESGKLQNGENTKEATAVPVVNVSEEKKKATKQRFMFNIADGGFTELHSLWQNEERAATVTKKTFEIWHRRHDYWLLAGIIQHGYARWQDVQNDVRFAILNEPFKGEMSRGNFLEIKNKFLARRFKLLEQALVIEEQLRRAAYLNMTEDPAHPSMALNTRFSEVECLAESHQHLSKESMSGNKPANAVLHKVLKQLEELLSDMKADVTRLPATIARIPPVAVRLQMSERNILSRLASRGPEVTAQSQSQTSQQMQVPR